From Trichoplusia ni isolate ovarian cell line Hi5 chromosome 20, tn1, whole genome shotgun sequence, a single genomic window includes:
- the LOC113503702 gene encoding UDP-glucuronosyltransferase 2C1 produces the protein MLRLRWPFLCLPILLAASACGSDILMITMGGTKSHKMPFWELARGLIRRGHNITFISAFPADFHITGLEEIAPESLVSYVRSYMSFDLVGARMRGENQMPVQDILRYGYEACDAFLSDPETRSFLRSGRTFDLAILDGTYPECALGLVYKFKVPFMYINTVGFYTMPLSISGSPTPYSVTPFFGKAFTDNMGIIDRAFNAAFHVTIEPFHAFSMKILQGVLRRNFGPQIPHVYDMSKNVSFILQNGHYSVSYPRPYLPNVAEVACIHCKEPKILDPEIEEWISGAGETGFVYVSMGSSVRTTNMPLSAHRLLVEALGRLPQRVLWKQDAEQNMTDIPSNIKLYKWLPQQDLLGHPKIKAFVTHGGLLSMFETVYHGVPIVTIPIFCDHDANAAKAEVDGYAKKLELQNLTPEKLYKAILEVITEPKYKIEVKKKQVLLRDQKETPLERAVYWTEYVIRHKGAYHLQSPAKDMSFFKYYSLDVLLFILSVLVLGYALIWYALRLSIKALINYVQKKQMDKLLSDSNVLLRQATKLKKEL, from the exons CTCAGGTTGCGATGGCCGTTCCTCTGTCTGCCGATCCTGCTGGCGGCGTCGGCGTGTGGCTCCGACATCCTGATGATCACCATGGGAGGGACCAAGTCACATAAGATGCCTTTCTGGGAGCTCGCCAGAGGACTAATAAGAAG GGGCCACAACATAACATTTATCAGCGCGTTTCCCGCTGATTTCCACATCACTGGACTGGAGGAGATAGCCCCGGAATCCCTGGTCTCCTACGTCAGGAGCTACATGTCCTTCGACCTGGTCGGAGCCAGGATGCGGGGCGAAAACCAAATGCCAGTCCAGGATATACTGAGATATGGCTATGAG GCCTGTGATGCATTCCTCAGTGATCCAGAGACAAGGTCCTTTCTCAGATCTGGAAGGACTTTTGATCTCGCTATCCTTGATGGTACCTACCCCGAGTGTGCTTTAGGACTCGTCTACAAATTTAAAGTCCCTTTCATGTATATCAACACCGTCGGTTTTTACACCATGCCTTTAAGCATCTCTGGTAGTCCTACCCCTTACTCGGTCACTCCATTCTTCGGCAAGGCTTTTACCGATAACATGGGGATTATAGACAGGGCTTTCAATGCTGCCTTTCATGTGACTATCGAACCCTTCCATGCCTTCAGTATGAAAATCCTCCAAGGAGTTCTACGAAGAAATTTCGGACCACAGATACCCCATGTCTACGATATGTCGAAGAATGTTAGCTTCATCCTACAGAATGGACATTACTCGGTGTCATACCCAAGACCTTACCTTCCAAATGTTGCTGAGGTGGCGTGTATCCATTGTAAGGAGCCCAAGATATTAGACCCA GAAATTGAAGAATGGATCTCCGGTGCCGGCGAAACTGGTTTCGTGTACGTCTCCATGGGTTCCTCAGTCAGAACTACTAACATGCCGCTATCTGCCCACCGGCTGCTGGTTGAGGCTTTAGGCAGACTGCCACAGAGGGTGCTTTGGAAGCAGGATGCTGAACAGAACATGACTGATATACCCTCGAACATTAAGCTGTATAAATGGTTACCCCAGCAAGACTTGCTTG GTCATCCGAAAATCAAAGCTTTCGTCACCCACGGAGGTCTACTCAGCATGTTCGAGACCGTATACCATGGTGTACCCATCGTCACCATCCCCATTTTCTGCGACCACGACGCCAATGCCGCGAAGGCAGAAGTCGACGGGTACGCCAAAAAACTCGAACTCCAAAACTTAACACCAGAGAAATTGTACAAAGCAATATTAGAGGTGATAACGGAACCGAAGTACAAAATAGAGGTTAAGAAAAAACAGGTTTTACTCCGAGATCAGAAGGAAACTCCATTAGAACGAGCTGTTTATTGGACTGAGTACGTTATCAGGCATAAAGGTGCGTACCACCTGCAGTCACCAGCTAAAGACATGAGTTTCTTCAAGTATTATTCCTTGgacgtattattatttattctgtcaGTACTCGTACTAGGATACGCATTAATATGGTACGCGTTGAGGTTAAGCATCAAAGCATTGATAAATTACGTTCAGAAGAAGCAGATGGACAAATTGTTAAGCGATTCAAATGTTCTATTGAGACAAGCAACAAAATTGAAGAAGGAGTTGTAA
- the LOC113503703 gene encoding sensory neuron membrane protein 1-like: ILQGLALNKTFVKMLKNQLFIPKRVVGVIRWWMVSFGSLGAVVGIVYHFRDHIMRLAVTGDTKVTKVTPEEEEQKDISVIGQAQEPAKVTM, translated from the exons attttgcaGGGCCTGGCACTAAACAAAACGTTTGTTAAGATGCTTAAAAATCAGCTGTTCATACCAAAGCGTGTGGTCGGAGTCATTCGCTGGTGGATGGTATCTTTTGGAAGTCTCGGTGCCGTGGTTGGCATTGTCTATCACTTCAGAG ATCATATAATGCGTCTTGCAGTAACAGGTGACACGAAGGTTACCAAGGTTACACCTGAAGAAGAGGAGCAAAAGGACATCAGTGTCATCGGCCAGGCCCAAGAGCCGGCCAAGGTCACCATGTAA